Proteins encoded in a region of the Paenibacillus pedocola genome:
- a CDS encoding methionine gamma-lyase family protein, translating to MAVFAEDILQAAEAAELEIERAVKALDKIVDHNQWKVIEAFQRQQVSDFHFAGSTGYAYNDRGREVLDLVYADIFGAESALVRPHFASGTHTISTALFGVLRPGDELLYITGRPYDTLHKVVGKPGDGTGSLADFGIGYKETALTSDGKIDWDEVALSINDQTKVIGIQRSRGYDWRSSFTVAEIGEMVTKVKALKPELIVFVDNCYGEFTEVLEPPQVGADLVAGSLIKNPGGGIAETGGYICGRSDLVELAAYRLTAPGIGGEVGAMLGTTRGLFQGLFMAPHTVGQAVKGSVFAAAVFERCGFTTKPAWNEPRTDLIQAVAFDGPEHLIAFVQGIQRAAAVDSHVVPEAWDMPGYEHPVIMAAGTFIQGGSLELSADAPIRAPYIGYMQGGLTYSHVKFGVLMALQCMRERKLL from the coding sequence ATGGCTGTTTTTGCAGAGGATATTTTACAGGCGGCAGAGGCCGCCGAGCTAGAGATTGAAAGGGCCGTTAAAGCGCTTGATAAGATTGTGGACCATAACCAATGGAAGGTGATTGAGGCGTTCCAGCGCCAGCAGGTCAGCGACTTTCATTTTGCCGGGTCTACCGGCTATGCCTATAATGACCGGGGCCGGGAGGTCCTGGATCTGGTGTATGCCGATATCTTCGGCGCAGAAAGCGCACTGGTACGCCCGCATTTCGCTTCCGGGACACATACCATCTCCACGGCACTCTTTGGAGTGCTGCGTCCAGGAGATGAGCTGTTGTATATCACCGGACGCCCCTATGACACGCTGCATAAGGTAGTGGGCAAGCCGGGTGACGGAACAGGCTCATTAGCCGATTTTGGGATCGGCTACAAAGAGACGGCGCTTACCTCTGACGGAAAAATTGACTGGGATGAAGTAGCGCTGTCCATTAACGACCAGACAAAAGTCATCGGGATTCAAAGATCCCGGGGTTATGACTGGCGTTCATCCTTTACAGTTGCTGAAATCGGAGAAATGGTGACCAAAGTAAAGGCTTTGAAGCCTGAGCTTATTGTTTTTGTAGATAATTGCTATGGTGAATTCACCGAAGTGCTGGAGCCGCCGCAGGTCGGAGCGGATCTTGTTGCCGGCTCGCTGATCAAAAACCCCGGCGGCGGGATTGCAGAGACCGGCGGCTATATTTGCGGGCGCAGTGACCTTGTAGAACTGGCAGCGTACCGGCTTACCGCACCGGGTATCGGCGGTGAAGTTGGTGCGATGCTCGGCACGACCCGCGGTCTTTTCCAGGGGCTGTTCATGGCGCCGCATACAGTCGGACAGGCTGTGAAGGGCAGTGTCTTTGCCGCTGCTGTATTCGAGCGCTGCGGTTTCACAACCAAGCCGGCCTGGAACGAACCGCGTACGGATCTGATCCAAGCGGTCGCTTTTGACGGTCCGGAGCATCTTATAGCCTTCGTACAAGGCATTCAGCGTGCAGCGGCCGTGGATAGCCATGTCGTTCCGGAAGCATGGGATATGCCGGGCTACGAGCATCCTGTCATTATGGCGGCAGGAACGTTCATCCAGGGCGGAAGTTTGGAGTTATCTGCGGATGCACCCATCCGGGCGCCGTATATCGGCTATATGCAGGGCGGATTAACCTACTCTCATGTGAAATTCGGCGTGTTGATGGCATTGCAATGTATGCGGGAGCGCAAACTCTTATAG
- a CDS encoding DUF402 domain-containing protein, with product MKRKFGDRANWRRITRRHFACRYVETREFSGYITLYTIYGLKEPLWKSYGRHTYRIADKGYSWLQYFPKDSHYIVTAMFDERQNIVQWYIDTCKVQGVTDQGVPWFDDLYLDVVVLWNGEVFLLDEDELEEALEREDITDSDYNLAWATAKSILRSIDAHAFPYFALSLKHRAELFHHGEFRRK from the coding sequence ATGAAACGTAAATTCGGAGACCGGGCCAACTGGCGCCGGATTACGCGCCGCCATTTTGCCTGCCGCTATGTGGAAACCCGGGAATTCAGCGGTTATATCACACTTTATACTATTTACGGGCTGAAGGAACCTCTGTGGAAGAGCTACGGCAGACATACATACCGTATCGCGGACAAAGGCTATTCATGGCTGCAGTATTTTCCCAAGGATAGCCATTATATTGTCACGGCCATGTTTGATGAACGGCAGAATATTGTACAATGGTACATAGACACCTGCAAGGTTCAGGGGGTTACAGATCAAGGTGTCCCCTGGTTTGACGATCTGTATCTGGATGTTGTAGTACTGTGGAACGGTGAAGTATTTTTACTCGATGAGGATGAGCTTGAGGAAGCACTGGAGCGGGAAGATATTACGGACAGTGACTATAATCTGGCCTGGGCAACAGCCAAGAGTATTCTGCGCAGCATAGACGCACACGCCTTTCCTTATTTTGCTCTTTCTCTGAAGCACCGTGCCGAATTGTTTCACCACGGAGAATTCAGGAGGAAATAG
- the miaA gene encoding tRNA (adenosine(37)-N6)-dimethylallyltransferase MiaA, with translation MTTETKRKVLVLLGPTAVGKTRLSLELAAAYNAEIISGDSMQVYRGMDIGTAKITTAEMKGIPHHLIDIHDPEDAYSAAEFQEQGKRLIEEISARGKLPFIVGGTGLYIESLCYGFRFSEAVADEAFRSEQDAFAEEHGAEALHARLAAVDPASAARLHPNDRRRIIRALEIHHQTKVTLSAAQADQKKESPYELCLIGLTMDRKILYKRIEDRIDQMLEQGLIQEVQGLLDKGYNRSLVAMQGLGYKEIAAYLAGELTQEEAVTLLKRDTRRFAKRQLSWFRHMKEIQWIEDFNEQNYSENLVKIREIISRRFEGTL, from the coding sequence TTGACAACTGAGACAAAACGTAAAGTACTGGTGCTGCTGGGACCGACTGCAGTCGGCAAAACCAGGCTGAGCCTGGAGCTGGCAGCGGCTTATAATGCCGAAATCATATCCGGAGATTCCATGCAGGTGTATCGCGGAATGGACATCGGCACAGCTAAGATCACCACCGCCGAAATGAAAGGCATTCCCCATCATCTAATCGATATTCATGATCCCGAGGATGCCTATTCGGCTGCAGAATTTCAGGAGCAGGGCAAAAGACTGATAGAAGAGATCAGTGCCAGAGGCAAGCTGCCCTTTATTGTTGGCGGAACAGGGCTGTATATTGAGTCTCTGTGCTACGGATTCCGCTTCTCTGAGGCGGTTGCGGATGAAGCGTTCCGGAGTGAGCAGGATGCGTTTGCAGAAGAGCACGGGGCAGAGGCGCTGCATGCCCGGCTTGCTGCCGTAGACCCGGCCAGTGCTGCCCGGCTGCATCCCAATGACCGACGCCGGATTATCCGCGCACTGGAAATTCATCACCAGACCAAGGTCACCCTTTCCGCTGCGCAGGCAGATCAGAAGAAAGAATCCCCGTACGAGCTGTGTCTTATAGGTCTGACTATGGACCGAAAGATCCTGTATAAGCGTATTGAGGACCGTATTGACCAGATGCTGGAACAGGGGTTAATCCAAGAAGTGCAAGGGCTGCTCGACAAAGGCTACAATAGAAGCCTGGTAGCAATGCAGGGCCTGGGTTATAAGGAAATAGCGGCATATCTGGCTGGAGAGCTGACGCAGGAAGAGGCAGTTACATTGCTTAAACGCGATACCCGCCGGTTCGCCAAACGGCAGCTATCCTGGTTCCGTCATATGAAGGAAATACAGTGGATTGAAGATTTTAATGAACAGAACTATTCGGAGAATCTTGTGAAAATACGTGAGATTATCTCCCGCCGTTTTGAGGGTACACTTTGA
- a CDS encoding transglycosylase domain-containing protein, with protein MSRDEISRTNNRNRQPNQSNSKGKSKKKKKFLTKKRVLWSLFFAMALAIFCALGGYLFIMLNGQKLLNENQDKLTVNPPTQIFDRNANLIGELSLEKSDPVEYEDIPEQVINAFVATEDKRFFEHKGVDFWSIGRAAVKDIAARSMVEGGSTITQQLAKNIFLTRDKTFFRKATEVSIAVALENTKTKPEIITMYLNRIPFGGTVYGIKAASIRYFGKSNLKDLELWQIATLAAMPKGPSRYNPLRNPELSKERRGVVLQLMYDQGYITKEQMDEAKVVDYNYKPPESKQRYQAFIDFAIDEAEEKFGLTEDDLNIGGYKIYTTMDKHAQETVEDAFADSDNFEESVDDELVQGSMTIINQENGSIVALMGGRNYEKKGFSRVNGSRRSPGSSFKPLVAYAPALESGKFTSESMLSNEKQCFGTYCPNNLHGYSSTISMSAAITKSENIPAVWLLNEIGVNTGFQFAKKLGIDLSDDDKNLSLALGGMSKGTNTLEMAQAYSSFANGGELREAYSIKSIANSDGETVYKANTTPERVMSENTAYQMTQMMQEVVTDGTGKKAKINRPVAGKTGTTQSGYEGISSNRDVWFVGYTPEWTAAVWMGYDKPNKTHLLKNSSPLAAAFWGKVMKEALEGVPSKSFPTPEGAVKTEPTATPETVQPVNGLTAAYDPSTMTVNLSWEPAQTEGVEYRIYRRETSEADYSPLLNTMSSSVGDISAMPGLTYEYYVTAYYPELDTESEPSGAVTVAVQDEAPTTEPEPTLDPNQPTDNPGNGENNGNGNGAGNGAPGGNNGGGNGNGNGNGGGNGNGNGNGNGNGAGNGAGNGGAPTNPPESTTTPPPATLAPTATPVVTPGSGNTGPDDGTEAGTDPAAAL; from the coding sequence ATGTCCAGAGACGAAATATCCAGGACGAACAATAGAAACAGACAACCGAACCAGTCGAATTCCAAAGGGAAGTCTAAGAAAAAGAAAAAGTTTCTAACCAAGAAACGTGTGCTGTGGAGTTTGTTTTTTGCAATGGCGCTGGCGATTTTTTGTGCGCTTGGAGGCTATCTGTTCATTATGCTTAACGGCCAGAAGCTGTTGAATGAGAATCAGGACAAACTGACGGTGAATCCGCCAACGCAAATTTTTGACCGGAATGCGAACCTGATCGGAGAGCTGTCGCTCGAGAAAAGCGATCCGGTCGAATACGAGGACATTCCTGAACAGGTGATTAACGCCTTCGTCGCAACAGAGGATAAACGGTTCTTTGAACACAAGGGTGTAGATTTCTGGTCGATCGGCCGCGCAGCCGTAAAGGATATTGCAGCCCGCAGTATGGTGGAGGGCGGCAGTACCATTACCCAGCAGCTGGCAAAGAATATCTTCCTTACACGCGATAAGACCTTTTTCCGTAAGGCGACAGAGGTATCAATTGCTGTAGCATTGGAGAATACAAAGACCAAACCTGAAATTATCACGATGTATCTTAACCGTATTCCCTTCGGCGGAACGGTGTATGGCATCAAGGCAGCGTCAATTCGTTATTTCGGCAAGAGCAATCTGAAGGATCTGGAACTGTGGCAAATTGCAACCCTGGCAGCGATGCCAAAGGGGCCTTCCCGCTACAATCCGCTCCGCAATCCGGAGCTCTCCAAAGAACGCCGGGGAGTAGTGCTGCAGCTCATGTATGATCAGGGTTATATCACCAAGGAACAGATGGATGAGGCTAAAGTGGTAGATTACAACTACAAGCCGCCGGAAAGCAAGCAGCGCTATCAGGCATTTATAGATTTTGCCATTGATGAAGCAGAAGAGAAATTCGGACTGACAGAGGACGATTTGAACATCGGCGGCTACAAAATCTATACCACGATGGATAAGCATGCCCAGGAAACGGTGGAGGATGCTTTTGCCGACAGCGATAACTTTGAGGAAAGTGTAGACGATGAGCTTGTACAGGGCTCTATGACCATCATCAATCAGGAAAATGGCAGCATTGTCGCCCTGATGGGCGGACGTAATTATGAGAAAAAAGGCTTTAGCCGTGTTAACGGCAGCCGTCGTTCTCCGGGTTCATCCTTTAAGCCTCTGGTTGCTTATGCGCCGGCTCTTGAATCAGGCAAGTTTACCAGCGAATCCATGCTCAGCAATGAGAAACAGTGCTTCGGCACCTACTGTCCGAACAATCTGCACGGGTACTCGTCAACGATCAGCATGAGCGCAGCGATTACGAAGTCAGAGAATATTCCGGCAGTCTGGCTGCTGAATGAAATTGGTGTGAATACCGGCTTCCAGTTCGCGAAAAAGCTTGGTATTGATCTGAGTGATGATGACAAGAATCTGTCGCTCGCGCTCGGTGGTATGAGTAAAGGTACCAATACACTGGAAATGGCCCAGGCCTACAGTTCTTTTGCCAACGGCGGAGAACTTAGGGAAGCCTACTCGATTAAGTCAATTGCCAACAGCGACGGAGAAACAGTCTATAAAGCGAACACAACCCCTGAACGGGTAATGAGTGAGAATACGGCCTATCAGATGACACAAATGATGCAAGAGGTCGTAACCGACGGAACAGGTAAAAAAGCAAAAATCAACCGTCCGGTTGCCGGTAAGACCGGTACCACACAAAGCGGTTACGAAGGAATCAGCTCTAACCGGGACGTCTGGTTCGTCGGGTATACACCGGAATGGACCGCAGCTGTCTGGATGGGGTATGACAAGCCCAACAAGACCCACCTGCTTAAGAACAGCAGCCCGCTTGCTGCTGCCTTCTGGGGGAAGGTGATGAAAGAGGCGCTGGAGGGAGTTCCAAGCAAGTCGTTCCCTACACCTGAGGGTGCAGTGAAGACTGAACCAACAGCAACACCTGAAACGGTGCAGCCTGTCAACGGCTTGACCGCAGCTTATGATCCATCCACGATGACCGTTAACCTTAGCTGGGAGCCTGCGCAGACGGAAGGCGTGGAATACCGCATCTACCGCCGCGAGACTTCAGAGGCTGATTATAGTCCGTTACTTAACACGATGTCTTCCAGTGTAGGCGACATTAGCGCTATGCCTGGATTGACGTATGAGTATTATGTGACAGCATACTATCCTGAACTGGATACGGAAAGCGAGCCTTCCGGAGCTGTTACTGTTGCCGTACAGGATGAAGCCCCTACTACGGAGCCGGAACCGACGCTTGATCCCAATCAACCGACGGATAACCCAGGTAACGGTGAAAATAACGGGAACGGGAATGGTGCCGGAAACGGTGCTCCTGGCGGCAATAACGGCGGGGGCAACGGGAATGGCAATGGCAATGGTGGAGGGAATGGGAACGGCAACGGCAATGGGAACGGTAATGGTGCGGGGAATGGAGCCGGCAACGGCGGAGCACCTACAAATCCCCCTGAGAGTACTACCACCCCGCCTCCGGCCACCTTGGCACCGACTGCTACTCCGGTAGTTACACCGGGCAGCGGCAACACCGGGCCGGATGACGGTACCGAAGCGGGAACGGATCCGGCAGCTGCTTTGTAG
- a CDS encoding YdcF family protein — MEWYVYQKGSSPIRKVSRRGRSHLKRNLLIVCIFVAAAGLLWCAVAFNRINNTATTAPMTKADAGIILGMAMWGDEPSPGLKERLDYGLKLYNEGMFSRIIVSGGLDKADYQYTEGQGMRNYLVAQGVPEDAILMENESTSTYENLKFSQKIMQQEGMTSVVIITHTYHGRRALEIAREIGYASPQLGLTESQTMSMLKYKTREILAYTKWKMQQLSM, encoded by the coding sequence ATGGAATGGTATGTATACCAAAAAGGCTCGTCTCCAATCCGAAAGGTATCCCGGAGAGGGCGCTCCCACCTCAAACGCAATCTGCTGATCGTTTGTATTTTTGTAGCGGCAGCAGGTCTGCTTTGGTGTGCGGTTGCATTTAACCGTATTAATAACACCGCAACAACTGCTCCGATGACGAAGGCGGATGCCGGTATTATCCTCGGGATGGCTATGTGGGGAGATGAACCCAGTCCGGGTCTCAAGGAGCGCCTGGATTATGGACTGAAGCTTTACAATGAAGGGATGTTCAGCCGAATTATTGTTTCTGGAGGTCTGGACAAGGCAGATTATCAATATACCGAGGGTCAAGGAATGCGGAATTATCTGGTGGCGCAAGGTGTACCCGAAGACGCAATCTTGATGGAGAATGAATCTACCAGCACCTATGAGAATCTGAAGTTCAGTCAAAAGATTATGCAGCAGGAGGGAATGACCTCTGTTGTGATCATTACCCACACCTATCACGGGCGGCGGGCGCTGGAGATCGCCAGGGAAATCGGCTATGCCTCACCGCAGCTGGGTCTGACAGAGTCTCAAACCATGTCCATGCTGAAATATAAGACCCGAGAAATTCTGGCTTATACCAAATGGAAGATGCAGCAGCTGTCCATGTAA
- a CDS encoding AAA family ATPase: MNGRVAAASGREEGRPSRQINIVLRNQEPPAVNIAAGEHSSGAVPTKNHGHSGLFQELSRELDALVGLDNIKELVFEIYALLQVAQMRSEAGLASGGQAYHMVFKGNPGTGKTTVARIVAKLFQRMGVLSKGHLIEVERADLVGEYIGHTAQKTRDLVKKALGGILFIDEAYSLARGGDKDFGKEAIDTLVKSMEDHRSQFVLILAGYSGEIDYFLMSNPGLPSRFPIQVEFPDYTIDQLLQIAELMAKERDYILMPQAILKLKQHLLIEKTESLHAFSNARYVRNSIEKAVRSQAVRLLNQYESNSPGKQELMTLRTEDFKL, from the coding sequence GTGAACGGACGCGTAGCAGCGGCAAGCGGACGGGAGGAAGGCAGACCGTCACGCCAGATTAATATTGTGCTGCGGAATCAAGAGCCACCTGCGGTAAACATTGCTGCAGGTGAACACAGCAGCGGGGCTGTGCCCACCAAAAATCACGGCCATAGCGGACTATTCCAGGAATTAAGCCGGGAACTTGATGCCCTTGTCGGCCTGGATAATATCAAAGAACTTGTATTTGAAATCTACGCGCTCCTGCAAGTCGCACAGATGCGCAGCGAGGCGGGGCTGGCCAGTGGCGGTCAGGCGTATCATATGGTTTTTAAGGGGAACCCCGGAACCGGTAAAACAACCGTGGCAAGGATCGTGGCTAAGCTGTTTCAACGGATGGGTGTATTGAGCAAAGGGCACCTGATCGAAGTAGAACGTGCGGATCTGGTAGGCGAATATATTGGACATACCGCACAAAAAACACGAGATCTGGTGAAAAAGGCGCTTGGCGGCATCCTGTTTATCGATGAAGCCTACAGTCTAGCCCGGGGTGGAGATAAGGATTTTGGTAAGGAAGCGATAGATACACTTGTTAAATCTATGGAAGATCACCGCAGCCAATTTGTGCTTATCCTGGCCGGGTATTCCGGTGAGATCGATTATTTCCTTATGAGCAACCCAGGCTTGCCTTCGCGTTTTCCGATTCAGGTAGAGTTTCCCGACTATACGATCGATCAGCTGCTGCAGATTGCCGAGCTGATGGCCAAAGAGCGGGACTATATTTTAATGCCGCAGGCTATACTCAAACTAAAGCAGCATTTGCTGATCGAGAAGACGGAAAGTCTTCATGCTTTCAGCAATGCCCGCTATGTACGTAATTCCATTGAGAAGGCCGTACGGTCACAAGCGGTGCGGCTGCTGAATCAATATGAGAGCAACAGCCCCGGCAAGCAGGAGCTAATGACGCTGCGGACGGAGGATTTTAAGCTGTAG
- a CDS encoding class I SAM-dependent methyltransferase, giving the protein MIITTGFDPIPEIVQRAEGLAEHTGTSFKPRGKMSMKKLVERYGDQEILVVLQEAVRLITPGMPPMEFHPSMGFVRAKRILKGEPDPMIEAAGMQPGDSVLDCTAGLGSDSLLFAVHGGAESAVIALESSLPLYTLLLEGMRHYTSGQIKVNEALRRIQVVHSEHLQYLRAIPDNSIDIVYFDPMFRVPLMDSSAISPLRQFANTAALSAESVAEAVRIARKTVLLKEKALSGEFARLGFEELLRGSAKISYGVIRIDN; this is encoded by the coding sequence ATGATTATAACTACGGGCTTTGACCCGATACCGGAAATTGTTCAGCGGGCTGAAGGCCTGGCAGAGCATACCGGCACAAGCTTTAAGCCGCGGGGAAAAATGTCCATGAAGAAGCTGGTAGAGCGGTATGGGGATCAGGAAATCCTGGTAGTGCTCCAGGAAGCAGTCCGGCTGATTACACCGGGAATGCCGCCGATGGAGTTTCATCCCAGCATGGGCTTTGTCCGGGCGAAACGGATATTGAAAGGCGAACCTGATCCCATGATTGAAGCTGCGGGAATGCAGCCGGGAGACAGTGTGCTGGACTGCACCGCAGGTCTTGGCAGTGACTCCCTCCTGTTTGCTGTACACGGTGGAGCCGAGTCGGCTGTAATAGCGCTGGAGAGCTCACTGCCGCTCTATACCCTGCTCCTTGAAGGAATGAGGCATTATACCTCAGGACAGATTAAAGTAAATGAAGCGCTGCGGCGTATCCAGGTGGTGCACAGCGAGCATTTACAGTATTTACGCGCTATTCCGGACAATAGCATAGATATTGTTTATTTTGACCCGATGTTTAGGGTCCCCCTAATGGACTCCTCGGCGATCTCGCCGCTGCGCCAATTTGCCAACACGGCAGCCCTTTCGGCTGAGAGTGTCGCAGAAGCGGTCCGGATAGCCCGGAAAACAGTCCTGCTCAAAGAGAAAGCATTAAGCGGCGAATTTGCCCGGCTTGGTTTTGAGGAGCTGCTCCGGGGGAGCGCTAAAATATCGTACGGGGTGATACGCATTGACAACTGA
- the hflX gene encoding GTPase HflX produces the protein MAITHDTQTDVQDRAILVSLVTDKIKRTGIDPELSLQELVQLAETAGVEVLDVLRQNKETPDSKWFIGKGKVEELRMAADGLGANTAIFDQELSGAQVRNLEEALDLKIIDRTQLILDIFAGRAKTREGIIQVELAQLSYLLPRLSGHGKNLSRLGGGIGTRGPGESKLETDRRHIRDRITELKRQLDDVVKTRELHRERRRKSGAVQVALVGYTNAGKSTLLKQLTDADVYIENQLFATLDPTSRVLQLPAGKEVVLTDTVGFIQNLPHDLVASFRATLEEVNEANLVLHVVDASSPMREEQMEVVDSILQDLGAAGKPRVVLFNKSDLCQPEQLEMLPTGQGYLKISAFSPEDLTRVTGLIADELAGDTLVFRIPGDRGDLSSLLYRVGEVLELNYEENDVLYNVRLNKEDYEKWGYKLAEFVVQ, from the coding sequence ATGGCAATAACACATGATACACAAACGGATGTTCAGGACCGGGCCATTCTGGTCAGTCTGGTCACAGACAAAATCAAACGCACGGGCATCGATCCTGAGCTTTCACTGCAAGAATTGGTTCAACTGGCTGAGACGGCCGGGGTGGAGGTGCTGGATGTACTCCGCCAGAACAAGGAAACTCCCGATTCGAAATGGTTTATCGGCAAAGGCAAGGTAGAAGAGCTGCGGATGGCGGCAGACGGCCTGGGAGCCAATACGGCGATTTTTGACCAGGAGCTGTCCGGTGCCCAGGTCCGCAACCTTGAAGAAGCACTGGATCTGAAGATCATCGACCGTACGCAGCTGATTTTAGATATTTTTGCAGGGAGAGCTAAGACGCGGGAAGGCATCATCCAGGTGGAGCTGGCACAGCTCTCCTATCTGCTGCCCCGTCTGTCGGGTCACGGCAAGAATTTGTCCAGGCTTGGCGGCGGAATAGGCACGAGAGGTCCAGGTGAGAGCAAGCTGGAGACAGACCGCCGTCATATCCGGGATCGGATCACTGAACTGAAGCGCCAGCTGGATGATGTCGTCAAGACGCGTGAGCTGCACCGCGAACGCCGCCGCAAGAGCGGCGCTGTTCAGGTAGCACTGGTCGGCTATACCAATGCCGGCAAATCCACGCTGCTGAAGCAGCTGACGGATGCCGATGTTTATATTGAGAACCAGTTATTTGCTACACTGGATCCGACTTCACGTGTCCTGCAGCTTCCTGCGGGCAAGGAAGTCGTACTCACTGACACGGTAGGGTTCATTCAGAACCTGCCGCATGATTTGGTAGCCTCCTTCCGGGCAACCCTGGAAGAAGTAAACGAAGCCAATCTGGTGCTCCATGTGGTAGATGCCTCATCTCCGATGCGTGAAGAGCAAATGGAGGTTGTGGATTCAATTCTCCAGGATCTCGGCGCTGCCGGCAAACCGAGGGTCGTTCTGTTCAATAAAAGCGATCTCTGCCAGCCGGAACAGCTGGAGATGCTGCCAACCGGCCAAGGCTATCTGAAGATCAGCGCTTTTAGCCCCGAGGATCTGACCCGTGTTACTGGACTGATCGCCGATGAATTGGCTGGAGATACGCTTGTCTTTCGGATTCCCGGAGACCGTGGTGACCTTTCTTCACTGCTGTATCGTGTAGGTGAAGTGCTTGAACTGAATTATGAGGAGAATGATGTACTGTACAATGTCCGCTTGAATAAAGAGGATTATGAAAAGTGGGGATACAAACTTGCTGAGTTTGTGGTGCAGTAA
- a CDS encoding YmaF family protein, with translation MQKRSSTLKQKPKYPKRAQRHVHEFEGSTKLAEEGADRHNHRFAGVTGQAIRVGSSHVHEIDLSKTDFAGHFHNLKKIRTGPAISVGNGKHVHFVTGQTTRNDGHVHPFNFATLIQSPLI, from the coding sequence ATGCAGAAGCGAAGTTCTACTCTTAAGCAAAAGCCAAAATATCCGAAACGGGCTCAGCGGCATGTGCATGAATTTGAAGGCAGTACGAAACTGGCCGAAGAAGGCGCGGATCGGCATAACCACCGCTTCGCAGGAGTTACCGGGCAGGCAATCCGGGTCGGTAGCAGTCATGTTCATGAAATTGATCTCAGCAAAACAGATTTTGCCGGCCATTTTCACAATCTTAAAAAGATCCGGACAGGACCGGCAATATCTGTAGGCAATGGAAAGCACGTTCACTTTGTAACAGGCCAGACCACACGGAACGACGGGCATGTCCATCCTTTTAATTTTGCGACGTTGATCCAGTCTCCGCTTATTTAA
- the hfq gene encoding RNA chaperone Hfq, whose translation MNKSINIQDTFLNQLRKENIPATVYLTNGFQIRGIIKAFDNFTIVIDSDGRQQMVYKHAISTFTPQRSVSLMQDSGNEE comes from the coding sequence ATGAACAAGTCCATTAACATCCAAGATACGTTCTTGAACCAGCTGCGTAAAGAGAATATCCCTGCTACAGTATATTTAACCAACGGTTTTCAAATCCGGGGAATCATTAAAGCGTTTGACAATTTTACAATTGTCATCGACAGTGACGGGCGCCAGCAAATGGTGTACAAGCATGCGATCTCGACCTTCACACCGCAGCGCAGCGTCTCTTTGATGCAGGATAGCGGCAACGAAGAATAA